From a single Sphaeramia orbicularis chromosome 4, fSphaOr1.1, whole genome shotgun sequence genomic region:
- the tcf3b gene encoding transcription factor 3b isoform X6, protein MNEQQQRMAAVGTDKELSDLLDFSAMFAPPVANGKNRTMTLASSQFSGSALDERSGSGSWASAEQNSPSFTQGRGYGEGSHYNEHEGLSSPFLSSGIAGKNERPPYPPFGSQPGFLPSDIAMPSPDAMSPSGLKSGSQFYPSYPNNPRRRPPDGGIDTQPKKIRKPPGLPSSVYASTSGDEYSRENGGYPGAKPGAVYPGSFYMQEDPWSSSGYSAMLGNSPHIGQPGSFSAINPQDRMNYPLHGSEVNGFHSAPSTYNHTPAINGDGIMANRGTTAGSSGDEIGKALASIYPSDHNSNNFSSAPSTPGSPQGITGAQSQWQRPTTPNYEGQPHALQSKMEDRLEEAIHVLRSHAVGQGPGLEGTHSDMHSLLSSVHNGGLGALSPAFPNASLALSNRHPALGGKHEEPTGLPPSSTLLHGHHASGPTPSAGQPEGFTSLPGGMARSTHSSSSSDIKREDKEDDENSSVADKSDDEKKDAKVARNRTRKEALTLQMLSGFSDQKDDQDNEDDEDVPPEVKMERERERRVANNARERLRVRDINEAFKELGRMCQLHLSHDKPQTKLLILHQAVNVILNLEQQVRERNLNPKAACLKRREEEKVSGVVGEAPMQLSGGHPSMAGDGHNPVGHM, encoded by the exons ATGAACGAACAGCAGCAAAGAATGGCTGCAGTGGGAACTGACAAGGAACTCAGCGACCTCCTGGATTTCAGCGCG ATGTTTGCGCCTCCAGTAGCCAATGGGAAGAACAGGACAATGACACTCGCCAGCAGTCAGTTTAGTGGCTCAG CACTAGATGAGCGCAGCGGCTCCGGGTCCTGGGCCTCGGCAGAACAGAACAGCCCCTCTTTTACCCAAGGACGG GGCTATGGTGAAGGATCCCACTACAATGAACATGAAGGCTTGTCCTCTCCATTTCTTAGTTCAGGGATCGCAG GTAAAAATGAGAGGCCACCGTACCCTCCCTTTGGAAGCCAG CCTGGTTTTCTTCCTAGTGACATAGCGATGCCTAGCCCAGATGCCATGTCCCcctctggtctgaagtctggctCACAGTTTTACCCCTCATACCCCAACAACCCCAGGAGAAGACCCCCTGATGGAGGCATAG ACACCCAGCCAAAGAAGATACGGAAACCCCCTGGCCTGCCGTCCTCG gtgtatGCTTCCACATCTGGTGATGAGTATTCCAGGGAAAATGGCGGATATCCTGGTGCTAAGCCTGGAGCTGTCTACCCTGGCTCTTTCTACATGCAAG AAGATCCCTGGTCATCTTCTGGATACTCTGCCATGCTGGGCAACTCTCCTCACATCGGACAGCCAGGCTCCTTCTCTGCAATTAATCCACAGGACAGGATG AACTATCCTCTGCACGGCAGCGAAGTCAATGGCTTCCACTCAGCCCCCTCCACATACAATCACACACCCGCCATTAATGGTGACGGCATCATGG CTAACCGCGGCACCACAGCTGGCAGTTCAGGAGATGAAATTGGGAAGGCTCTTGCCTCA ATTTATCCATCGGACCACAACAGTAATAACTTCTCTTCAGCTCCATCGACTCCTGGGTCTCCACAGGGAATTACAG GAGCTCAGTCTCAGTGGCAAAGACCAACCACACCCAACTATGAAGGGCAACCACATGCACTG CAGAGTAAAATGGAGGATCGCTTGGAGGAGGCCATACACGTACTGCGCAGCCATGCTGTGGGCCAAGGCCCTGGCTTGGAAGGCACCCACTCGGACATGCACAGCCTGCTGTCCTCAGTACACAACGGGGGCCTCGGGGCCCTCTCTCCAGCCTTCCCCAATGCTAGCCTTGCCCTAAGCAACAGACATCCTGCTTTG GGAGGAAAACACGAGGAGCCGACAGGCCTTCCTCCCAGCAGCACTCTTCTGCACGGTCACCATGCATCTGGACCCACACCATCCGCTGGCCAGCCCGAAGGCTTCACCA GTCTCCCTGGTGGTATGGCCCGTTCCACACACTCCTCCAGCAGCTCAGACATCAAAAGAGAAGACAAAGAGGATGATGAAAATTCATCTGTTGCAGACAAGTCCGACGATGAAAAGAAGGACGCCAAGGTAGCACGCAACCGAACAAG AAAGGAGGCGTTGACCCTCCAGATGCTCTCTGGCTTTTCAGACCAGAAAGATGA TcaagacaatgaagatgatgaGGATGTTCCCCCCGAGGTGAAGATGGAGCGTGAAAGGGAACGGCGAGTGGCTAACAATGCCCGCGAGCGCCTCAGAGTACGGGACATCAACGAGGCGTTTAAGGAGCTTGGGAGGATGTGCCAGCTGCACCTCAGCCACGACAAACCTCAGACCAAACTTCTCATACTGCACCAAGCTGTCAATGTCATCCTCAATTTAGAACAACAAGTCAGAG AGCGTAACCTTAACCCCAAGGCAGCGTGTTTAAAACGTCGTGAAGAGGAAAAGGTGTCTGGCGTGGTGGGTGAAGCACCCATGCAGCTCTCAGGAGGCCATCCTAGTATGGCAGGAGATGGCCACAACCCAGTTGGCCACATGTAA
- the tcf3b gene encoding transcription factor 3b isoform X1 translates to MNEQQQRMAAVGTDKELSDLLDFSAMFAPPVANGKNRTMTLASSQFSGSALDERSGSGSWASAEQNSPSFTQGRGYGEGSHYNEHEGLSSPFLSSGIAGKNERPPYPPFGSQPGFLPSDIAMPSPDAMSPSGLKSGSQFYPSYPNNPRRRPPDGGIDTQPKKIRKPPGLPSSVYASTSGDEYSRENGGYPGAKPGAVYPGSFYMQEDPWSSSGYSAMLGNSPHIGQPGSFSAINPQDRMKRHPLPLSPQNYPLHGSEVNGFHSAPSTYNHTPAINGDGIMANRGTTAGSSGDEIGKALASIYPSDHNSNNFSSAPSTPGSPQGITGAQSQWQRPTTPNYEGQPHALQSKMEDRLEEAIHVLRSHAVGQGPGLEGTHSDMHSLLSSVHNGGLGALSPAFPNASLALSNRHPALQGGKHEEPTGLPPSSTLLHGHHASGPTPSAGQPEGFTSLPGGMARSTHSSSSSDIKREDKEDDENSSVADKSDDEKKDAKVARNRTRKEALTLQMLSGFSDQKDDQDNEDDEDVPPEVKMERERERRVANNARERLRVRDINEAFKELGRMCQLHLSHDKPQTKLLILHQAVNVILNLEQQVRERNLNPKAACLKRREEEKVSGVVGEAPMQLSGGHPSMAGDGHNPVGHM, encoded by the exons ATGAACGAACAGCAGCAAAGAATGGCTGCAGTGGGAACTGACAAGGAACTCAGCGACCTCCTGGATTTCAGCGCG ATGTTTGCGCCTCCAGTAGCCAATGGGAAGAACAGGACAATGACACTCGCCAGCAGTCAGTTTAGTGGCTCAG CACTAGATGAGCGCAGCGGCTCCGGGTCCTGGGCCTCGGCAGAACAGAACAGCCCCTCTTTTACCCAAGGACGG GGCTATGGTGAAGGATCCCACTACAATGAACATGAAGGCTTGTCCTCTCCATTTCTTAGTTCAGGGATCGCAG GTAAAAATGAGAGGCCACCGTACCCTCCCTTTGGAAGCCAG CCTGGTTTTCTTCCTAGTGACATAGCGATGCCTAGCCCAGATGCCATGTCCCcctctggtctgaagtctggctCACAGTTTTACCCCTCATACCCCAACAACCCCAGGAGAAGACCCCCTGATGGAGGCATAG ACACCCAGCCAAAGAAGATACGGAAACCCCCTGGCCTGCCGTCCTCG gtgtatGCTTCCACATCTGGTGATGAGTATTCCAGGGAAAATGGCGGATATCCTGGTGCTAAGCCTGGAGCTGTCTACCCTGGCTCTTTCTACATGCAAG AAGATCCCTGGTCATCTTCTGGATACTCTGCCATGCTGGGCAACTCTCCTCACATCGGACAGCCAGGCTCCTTCTCTGCAATTAATCCACAGGACAGGATG AAGCGTCACCCCCTGCCTCTGTCCCCACAGAACTATCCTCTGCACGGCAGCGAAGTCAATGGCTTCCACTCAGCCCCCTCCACATACAATCACACACCCGCCATTAATGGTGACGGCATCATGG CTAACCGCGGCACCACAGCTGGCAGTTCAGGAGATGAAATTGGGAAGGCTCTTGCCTCA ATTTATCCATCGGACCACAACAGTAATAACTTCTCTTCAGCTCCATCGACTCCTGGGTCTCCACAGGGAATTACAG GAGCTCAGTCTCAGTGGCAAAGACCAACCACACCCAACTATGAAGGGCAACCACATGCACTG CAGAGTAAAATGGAGGATCGCTTGGAGGAGGCCATACACGTACTGCGCAGCCATGCTGTGGGCCAAGGCCCTGGCTTGGAAGGCACCCACTCGGACATGCACAGCCTGCTGTCCTCAGTACACAACGGGGGCCTCGGGGCCCTCTCTCCAGCCTTCCCCAATGCTAGCCTTGCCCTAAGCAACAGACATCCTGCTTTG CAGGGAGGAAAACACGAGGAGCCGACAGGCCTTCCTCCCAGCAGCACTCTTCTGCACGGTCACCATGCATCTGGACCCACACCATCCGCTGGCCAGCCCGAAGGCTTCACCA GTCTCCCTGGTGGTATGGCCCGTTCCACACACTCCTCCAGCAGCTCAGACATCAAAAGAGAAGACAAAGAGGATGATGAAAATTCATCTGTTGCAGACAAGTCCGACGATGAAAAGAAGGACGCCAAGGTAGCACGCAACCGAACAAG AAAGGAGGCGTTGACCCTCCAGATGCTCTCTGGCTTTTCAGACCAGAAAGATGA TcaagacaatgaagatgatgaGGATGTTCCCCCCGAGGTGAAGATGGAGCGTGAAAGGGAACGGCGAGTGGCTAACAATGCCCGCGAGCGCCTCAGAGTACGGGACATCAACGAGGCGTTTAAGGAGCTTGGGAGGATGTGCCAGCTGCACCTCAGCCACGACAAACCTCAGACCAAACTTCTCATACTGCACCAAGCTGTCAATGTCATCCTCAATTTAGAACAACAAGTCAGAG AGCGTAACCTTAACCCCAAGGCAGCGTGTTTAAAACGTCGTGAAGAGGAAAAGGTGTCTGGCGTGGTGGGTGAAGCACCCATGCAGCTCTCAGGAGGCCATCCTAGTATGGCAGGAGATGGCCACAACCCAGTTGGCCACATGTAA
- the tcf3b gene encoding transcription factor 3b isoform X7 — MNEQQQRMAAVGTDKELSDLLDFSAMFAPPVANGKNRTMTLASSQFSGSALDERSGSGSWASAEQNSPSFTQGRGYGEGSHYNEHEGLSSPFLSSGIAGKNERPPYPPFGSQPGFLPSDIAMPSPDAMSPSGLKSGSQFYPSYPNNPRRRPPDGGIDTQPKKIRKPPGLPSSVYASTSGDEYSRENGGYPGAKPGAVYPGSFYMQDPWSSSGYSAMLGNSPHIGQPGSFSAINPQDRMNYPLHGSEVNGFHSAPSTYNHTPAINGDGIMANRGTTAGSSGDEIGKALASIYPSDHNSNNFSSAPSTPGSPQGITGAQSQWQRPTTPNYEGQPHALQSKMEDRLEEAIHVLRSHAVGQGPGLEGTHSDMHSLLSSVHNGGLGALSPAFPNASLALSNRHPALQGGKHEEPTGLPPSSTLLHGHHASGPTPSAGQPEGFTSLPGGMARSTHSSSSSDIKREDKEDDENSSVADKSDDEKKDAKVARNRTRKEALTLQMLSGFSDQKDDQDNEDDEDVPPEVKMERERERRVANNARERLRVRDINEAFKELGRMCQLHLSHDKPQTKLLILHQAVNVILNLEQQVRERNLNPKAACLKRREEEKVSGVVGEAPMQLSGGHPSMAGDGHNPVGHM; from the exons ATGAACGAACAGCAGCAAAGAATGGCTGCAGTGGGAACTGACAAGGAACTCAGCGACCTCCTGGATTTCAGCGCG ATGTTTGCGCCTCCAGTAGCCAATGGGAAGAACAGGACAATGACACTCGCCAGCAGTCAGTTTAGTGGCTCAG CACTAGATGAGCGCAGCGGCTCCGGGTCCTGGGCCTCGGCAGAACAGAACAGCCCCTCTTTTACCCAAGGACGG GGCTATGGTGAAGGATCCCACTACAATGAACATGAAGGCTTGTCCTCTCCATTTCTTAGTTCAGGGATCGCAG GTAAAAATGAGAGGCCACCGTACCCTCCCTTTGGAAGCCAG CCTGGTTTTCTTCCTAGTGACATAGCGATGCCTAGCCCAGATGCCATGTCCCcctctggtctgaagtctggctCACAGTTTTACCCCTCATACCCCAACAACCCCAGGAGAAGACCCCCTGATGGAGGCATAG ACACCCAGCCAAAGAAGATACGGAAACCCCCTGGCCTGCCGTCCTCG gtgtatGCTTCCACATCTGGTGATGAGTATTCCAGGGAAAATGGCGGATATCCTGGTGCTAAGCCTGGAGCTGTCTACCCTGGCTCTTTCTACATGCAAG ATCCCTGGTCATCTTCTGGATACTCTGCCATGCTGGGCAACTCTCCTCACATCGGACAGCCAGGCTCCTTCTCTGCAATTAATCCACAGGACAGGATG AACTATCCTCTGCACGGCAGCGAAGTCAATGGCTTCCACTCAGCCCCCTCCACATACAATCACACACCCGCCATTAATGGTGACGGCATCATGG CTAACCGCGGCACCACAGCTGGCAGTTCAGGAGATGAAATTGGGAAGGCTCTTGCCTCA ATTTATCCATCGGACCACAACAGTAATAACTTCTCTTCAGCTCCATCGACTCCTGGGTCTCCACAGGGAATTACAG GAGCTCAGTCTCAGTGGCAAAGACCAACCACACCCAACTATGAAGGGCAACCACATGCACTG CAGAGTAAAATGGAGGATCGCTTGGAGGAGGCCATACACGTACTGCGCAGCCATGCTGTGGGCCAAGGCCCTGGCTTGGAAGGCACCCACTCGGACATGCACAGCCTGCTGTCCTCAGTACACAACGGGGGCCTCGGGGCCCTCTCTCCAGCCTTCCCCAATGCTAGCCTTGCCCTAAGCAACAGACATCCTGCTTTG CAGGGAGGAAAACACGAGGAGCCGACAGGCCTTCCTCCCAGCAGCACTCTTCTGCACGGTCACCATGCATCTGGACCCACACCATCCGCTGGCCAGCCCGAAGGCTTCACCA GTCTCCCTGGTGGTATGGCCCGTTCCACACACTCCTCCAGCAGCTCAGACATCAAAAGAGAAGACAAAGAGGATGATGAAAATTCATCTGTTGCAGACAAGTCCGACGATGAAAAGAAGGACGCCAAGGTAGCACGCAACCGAACAAG AAAGGAGGCGTTGACCCTCCAGATGCTCTCTGGCTTTTCAGACCAGAAAGATGA TcaagacaatgaagatgatgaGGATGTTCCCCCCGAGGTGAAGATGGAGCGTGAAAGGGAACGGCGAGTGGCTAACAATGCCCGCGAGCGCCTCAGAGTACGGGACATCAACGAGGCGTTTAAGGAGCTTGGGAGGATGTGCCAGCTGCACCTCAGCCACGACAAACCTCAGACCAAACTTCTCATACTGCACCAAGCTGTCAATGTCATCCTCAATTTAGAACAACAAGTCAGAG AGCGTAACCTTAACCCCAAGGCAGCGTGTTTAAAACGTCGTGAAGAGGAAAAGGTGTCTGGCGTGGTGGGTGAAGCACCCATGCAGCTCTCAGGAGGCCATCCTAGTATGGCAGGAGATGGCCACAACCCAGTTGGCCACATGTAA
- the tcf3b gene encoding transcription factor 3b isoform X5 has product MNEQQQRMAAVGTDKELSDLLDFSAMFAPPVANGKNRTMTLASSQFSGSALDERSGSGSWASAEQNSPSFTQGRGYGEGSHYNEHEGLSSPFLSSGIAGKNERPPYPPFGSQPGFLPSDIAMPSPDAMSPSGLKSGSQFYPSYPNNPRRRPPDGGIDTQPKKIRKPPGLPSSVYASTSGDEYSRENGGYPGAKPGAVYPGSFYMQEDPWSSSGYSAMLGNSPHIGQPGSFSAINPQDRMNYPLHGSEVNGFHSAPSTYNHTPAINGDGIMANRGTTAGSSGDEIGKALASIYPSDHNSNNFSSAPSTPGSPQGITGAQSQWQRPTTPNYEGQPHALQSKMEDRLEEAIHVLRSHAVGQGPGLEGTHSDMHSLLSSVHNGGLGALSPAFPNASLALSNRHPALQGGKHEEPTGLPPSSTLLHGHHASGPTPSAGQPEGFTSLPGGMARSTHSSSSSDIKREDKEDDENSSVADKSDDEKKDAKVARNRTRKEALTLQMLSGFSDQKDDQDNEDDEDVPPEVKMERERERRVANNARERLRVRDINEAFKELGRMCQLHLSHDKPQTKLLILHQAVNVILNLEQQVRERNLNPKAACLKRREEEKVSGVVGEAPMQLSGGHPSMAGDGHNPVGHM; this is encoded by the exons ATGAACGAACAGCAGCAAAGAATGGCTGCAGTGGGAACTGACAAGGAACTCAGCGACCTCCTGGATTTCAGCGCG ATGTTTGCGCCTCCAGTAGCCAATGGGAAGAACAGGACAATGACACTCGCCAGCAGTCAGTTTAGTGGCTCAG CACTAGATGAGCGCAGCGGCTCCGGGTCCTGGGCCTCGGCAGAACAGAACAGCCCCTCTTTTACCCAAGGACGG GGCTATGGTGAAGGATCCCACTACAATGAACATGAAGGCTTGTCCTCTCCATTTCTTAGTTCAGGGATCGCAG GTAAAAATGAGAGGCCACCGTACCCTCCCTTTGGAAGCCAG CCTGGTTTTCTTCCTAGTGACATAGCGATGCCTAGCCCAGATGCCATGTCCCcctctggtctgaagtctggctCACAGTTTTACCCCTCATACCCCAACAACCCCAGGAGAAGACCCCCTGATGGAGGCATAG ACACCCAGCCAAAGAAGATACGGAAACCCCCTGGCCTGCCGTCCTCG gtgtatGCTTCCACATCTGGTGATGAGTATTCCAGGGAAAATGGCGGATATCCTGGTGCTAAGCCTGGAGCTGTCTACCCTGGCTCTTTCTACATGCAAG AAGATCCCTGGTCATCTTCTGGATACTCTGCCATGCTGGGCAACTCTCCTCACATCGGACAGCCAGGCTCCTTCTCTGCAATTAATCCACAGGACAGGATG AACTATCCTCTGCACGGCAGCGAAGTCAATGGCTTCCACTCAGCCCCCTCCACATACAATCACACACCCGCCATTAATGGTGACGGCATCATGG CTAACCGCGGCACCACAGCTGGCAGTTCAGGAGATGAAATTGGGAAGGCTCTTGCCTCA ATTTATCCATCGGACCACAACAGTAATAACTTCTCTTCAGCTCCATCGACTCCTGGGTCTCCACAGGGAATTACAG GAGCTCAGTCTCAGTGGCAAAGACCAACCACACCCAACTATGAAGGGCAACCACATGCACTG CAGAGTAAAATGGAGGATCGCTTGGAGGAGGCCATACACGTACTGCGCAGCCATGCTGTGGGCCAAGGCCCTGGCTTGGAAGGCACCCACTCGGACATGCACAGCCTGCTGTCCTCAGTACACAACGGGGGCCTCGGGGCCCTCTCTCCAGCCTTCCCCAATGCTAGCCTTGCCCTAAGCAACAGACATCCTGCTTTG CAGGGAGGAAAACACGAGGAGCCGACAGGCCTTCCTCCCAGCAGCACTCTTCTGCACGGTCACCATGCATCTGGACCCACACCATCCGCTGGCCAGCCCGAAGGCTTCACCA GTCTCCCTGGTGGTATGGCCCGTTCCACACACTCCTCCAGCAGCTCAGACATCAAAAGAGAAGACAAAGAGGATGATGAAAATTCATCTGTTGCAGACAAGTCCGACGATGAAAAGAAGGACGCCAAGGTAGCACGCAACCGAACAAG AAAGGAGGCGTTGACCCTCCAGATGCTCTCTGGCTTTTCAGACCAGAAAGATGA TcaagacaatgaagatgatgaGGATGTTCCCCCCGAGGTGAAGATGGAGCGTGAAAGGGAACGGCGAGTGGCTAACAATGCCCGCGAGCGCCTCAGAGTACGGGACATCAACGAGGCGTTTAAGGAGCTTGGGAGGATGTGCCAGCTGCACCTCAGCCACGACAAACCTCAGACCAAACTTCTCATACTGCACCAAGCTGTCAATGTCATCCTCAATTTAGAACAACAAGTCAGAG AGCGTAACCTTAACCCCAAGGCAGCGTGTTTAAAACGTCGTGAAGAGGAAAAGGTGTCTGGCGTGGTGGGTGAAGCACCCATGCAGCTCTCAGGAGGCCATCCTAGTATGGCAGGAGATGGCCACAACCCAGTTGGCCACATGTAA
- the tcf3b gene encoding transcription factor 3b isoform X2 — protein MNEQQQRMAAVGTDKELSDLLDFSAMFAPPVANGKNRTMTLASSQFSGSALDERSGSGSWASAEQNSPSFTQGRGYGEGSHYNEHEGLSSPFLSSGIAGKNERPPYPPFGSQPGFLPSDIAMPSPDAMSPSGLKSGSQFYPSYPNNPRRRPPDGGIDTQPKKIRKPPGLPSSVYASTSGDEYSRENGGYPGAKPGAVYPGSFYMQEDPWSSSGYSAMLGNSPHIGQPGSFSAINPQDRMKRHPLPLSPQNYPLHGSEVNGFHSAPSTYNHTPAINGDGIMANRGTTAGSSGDEIGKALASIYPSDHNSNNFSSAPSTPGSPQGITGAQSQWQRPTTPNYEGQPHALQSKMEDRLEEAIHVLRSHAVGQGPGLEGTHSDMHSLLSSVHNGGLGALSPAFPNASLALSNRHPALGGKHEEPTGLPPSSTLLHGHHASGPTPSAGQPEGFTSLPGGMARSTHSSSSSDIKREDKEDDENSSVADKSDDEKKDAKVARNRTRKEALTLQMLSGFSDQKDDQDNEDDEDVPPEVKMERERERRVANNARERLRVRDINEAFKELGRMCQLHLSHDKPQTKLLILHQAVNVILNLEQQVRERNLNPKAACLKRREEEKVSGVVGEAPMQLSGGHPSMAGDGHNPVGHM, from the exons ATGAACGAACAGCAGCAAAGAATGGCTGCAGTGGGAACTGACAAGGAACTCAGCGACCTCCTGGATTTCAGCGCG ATGTTTGCGCCTCCAGTAGCCAATGGGAAGAACAGGACAATGACACTCGCCAGCAGTCAGTTTAGTGGCTCAG CACTAGATGAGCGCAGCGGCTCCGGGTCCTGGGCCTCGGCAGAACAGAACAGCCCCTCTTTTACCCAAGGACGG GGCTATGGTGAAGGATCCCACTACAATGAACATGAAGGCTTGTCCTCTCCATTTCTTAGTTCAGGGATCGCAG GTAAAAATGAGAGGCCACCGTACCCTCCCTTTGGAAGCCAG CCTGGTTTTCTTCCTAGTGACATAGCGATGCCTAGCCCAGATGCCATGTCCCcctctggtctgaagtctggctCACAGTTTTACCCCTCATACCCCAACAACCCCAGGAGAAGACCCCCTGATGGAGGCATAG ACACCCAGCCAAAGAAGATACGGAAACCCCCTGGCCTGCCGTCCTCG gtgtatGCTTCCACATCTGGTGATGAGTATTCCAGGGAAAATGGCGGATATCCTGGTGCTAAGCCTGGAGCTGTCTACCCTGGCTCTTTCTACATGCAAG AAGATCCCTGGTCATCTTCTGGATACTCTGCCATGCTGGGCAACTCTCCTCACATCGGACAGCCAGGCTCCTTCTCTGCAATTAATCCACAGGACAGGATG AAGCGTCACCCCCTGCCTCTGTCCCCACAGAACTATCCTCTGCACGGCAGCGAAGTCAATGGCTTCCACTCAGCCCCCTCCACATACAATCACACACCCGCCATTAATGGTGACGGCATCATGG CTAACCGCGGCACCACAGCTGGCAGTTCAGGAGATGAAATTGGGAAGGCTCTTGCCTCA ATTTATCCATCGGACCACAACAGTAATAACTTCTCTTCAGCTCCATCGACTCCTGGGTCTCCACAGGGAATTACAG GAGCTCAGTCTCAGTGGCAAAGACCAACCACACCCAACTATGAAGGGCAACCACATGCACTG CAGAGTAAAATGGAGGATCGCTTGGAGGAGGCCATACACGTACTGCGCAGCCATGCTGTGGGCCAAGGCCCTGGCTTGGAAGGCACCCACTCGGACATGCACAGCCTGCTGTCCTCAGTACACAACGGGGGCCTCGGGGCCCTCTCTCCAGCCTTCCCCAATGCTAGCCTTGCCCTAAGCAACAGACATCCTGCTTTG GGAGGAAAACACGAGGAGCCGACAGGCCTTCCTCCCAGCAGCACTCTTCTGCACGGTCACCATGCATCTGGACCCACACCATCCGCTGGCCAGCCCGAAGGCTTCACCA GTCTCCCTGGTGGTATGGCCCGTTCCACACACTCCTCCAGCAGCTCAGACATCAAAAGAGAAGACAAAGAGGATGATGAAAATTCATCTGTTGCAGACAAGTCCGACGATGAAAAGAAGGACGCCAAGGTAGCACGCAACCGAACAAG AAAGGAGGCGTTGACCCTCCAGATGCTCTCTGGCTTTTCAGACCAGAAAGATGA TcaagacaatgaagatgatgaGGATGTTCCCCCCGAGGTGAAGATGGAGCGTGAAAGGGAACGGCGAGTGGCTAACAATGCCCGCGAGCGCCTCAGAGTACGGGACATCAACGAGGCGTTTAAGGAGCTTGGGAGGATGTGCCAGCTGCACCTCAGCCACGACAAACCTCAGACCAAACTTCTCATACTGCACCAAGCTGTCAATGTCATCCTCAATTTAGAACAACAAGTCAGAG AGCGTAACCTTAACCCCAAGGCAGCGTGTTTAAAACGTCGTGAAGAGGAAAAGGTGTCTGGCGTGGTGGGTGAAGCACCCATGCAGCTCTCAGGAGGCCATCCTAGTATGGCAGGAGATGGCCACAACCCAGTTGGCCACATGTAA